One genomic window of Sphingopyxis sp. OPL5 includes the following:
- a CDS encoding amidohydrolase family protein yields the protein MSERFDLIIRNARAADGKPCAVAVRDGCIAALGAAVDGHGPEIDAKGLTLGSGLHDHHLHLLATAARMESVDLADCRTVGAVVAKLRARPGAPGTWVRAIGYDERVAGLPDRVLLDAWLPDHPLRVQDRTGGYWLLNSAGVAKLGEPPFPDCVERDADGRANGRIWRGDGWLRGRIGGAPPSLAALGMKLAEWGVTGVTDAGALNGPAEAALLAGAMPQRLVMMGSEDLPAGEGYALGPVKLLLDENDLPPVEAVARRIAAARVLGRNVAAHCVTLGELVFYLEALAVAGGAKPGDRIEHGGVIADSLIGDIAAAGLTVVTQPNFIHDRGDRYLSQMEADDLGDLYRLGSLTRGGVRVLGGSDAPYGDANPWVALRAATNRRTRGGDIIGESEAVGRAEALALYQGALAIGAPADLILYDWPQDMGALGTVSLTMIGGEIVWQQ from the coding sequence ATGAGCGAGCGGTTCGACCTGATTATCCGCAATGCGCGCGCCGCCGATGGGAAGCCGTGCGCTGTCGCCGTTCGGGATGGATGCATCGCGGCCCTCGGCGCGGCGGTGGATGGCCATGGGCCCGAGATCGACGCCAAGGGGTTGACTTTGGGGTCGGGCCTGCACGATCATCATCTGCACTTGCTGGCGACCGCGGCGCGGATGGAGTCGGTCGATCTCGCCGATTGCCGAACGGTCGGGGCGGTGGTCGCCAAGCTGCGCGCCCGCCCCGGGGCACCCGGAACCTGGGTGCGCGCGATCGGCTATGACGAGCGGGTGGCGGGGTTGCCCGACCGGGTCTTGCTCGACGCCTGGCTGCCCGATCATCCGTTGCGGGTGCAGGATCGGACGGGGGGCTATTGGCTGCTGAACAGCGCGGGCGTCGCGAAGCTCGGCGAACCGCCCTTCCCCGATTGCGTCGAGCGCGATGCTGATGGGCGAGCGAACGGACGGATCTGGCGCGGCGATGGCTGGCTGCGCGGGCGGATCGGCGGGGCACCGCCGTCGCTTGCGGCGTTGGGTATGAAGCTGGCCGAGTGGGGCGTGACGGGCGTGACCGACGCGGGCGCGTTGAATGGTCCGGCGGAGGCCGCGCTGCTCGCGGGGGCGATGCCGCAGCGGCTGGTGATGATGGGGAGCGAGGACCTGCCTGCCGGTGAAGGCTATGCACTCGGCCCGGTGAAGCTGCTGCTCGACGAGAACGACCTGCCGCCGGTCGAGGCCGTCGCGCGGCGGATTGCGGCGGCACGCGTGCTGGGGCGCAACGTCGCGGCGCATTGCGTGACGCTGGGCGAACTGGTCTTCTATCTGGAAGCACTGGCTGTTGCGGGGGGGGCGAAGCCCGGCGACCGGATCGAGCATGGCGGGGTGATCGCCGACAGCCTGATCGGCGATATCGCGGCGGCAGGATTGACGGTGGTGACGCAGCCGAATTTCATTCACGACCGCGGCGATCGCTATCTGTCACAGATGGAGGCGGACGATCTTGGCGATCTCTATAGGCTGGGTTCGCTGACGCGCGGCGGGGTGCGAGTGCTTGGGGGTTCGGACGCGCCTTATGGCGATGCCAATCCTTGGGTGGCTTTGCGGGCGGCGACCAATCGGCGGACGCGCGGGGGCGACATCATCGGGGAGAGCGAAGCCGTCGGGCGGGCGGAGGCTTTGGCGCTGTATCAGGGCGCGCTTGCGATCGGGGCTCCAGCGGACCTGATATTGTATGACTGGCCCCAGGATATGGGCGCGTTGGGGACTGTTAGTTTGACCATGATCGGCGGCGAGATCGTCTGGCAGCAGTGA
- a CDS encoding thiolase family protein, giving the protein MTRFAEKNTAITGVGMSEVSRGATKSALGLTVDAALEAIADAGLTRADIDGIATWPGEKADGSGFSPVGCAALQDALRLEVGWYGGGGEAPGQYGAVFNAIGAIAAGLCRNVLIFRTMYEATARKTAYANSLLREGQRQAGPFAWYAPYYTYAAALQQALFFNLYVHKSGIKPEQVGQIAVNQRRNAALNPNAIYKTPITIDDYLASPLIATPLRIYDCDVPIDGAAAIIVSRMDVARDLKNPPIRIEAIGSSMRYRNSWTQLAELDTQAQPKVAEMMWGRTDLKAADVDIAQLYDGFSFHTINWLENFGFCERYGAKDFIDGGHRIALGGELPVNSGGGAMSGGRLHAYGAVHEACTQLWGRAGARQVKGDPQVCATSTSGGPLAGAMLLVRD; this is encoded by the coding sequence ATGACCCGTTTCGCCGAGAAAAACACCGCGATCACCGGCGTCGGTATGTCCGAAGTCTCGCGCGGCGCGACCAAGTCGGCGCTCGGCCTCACCGTCGATGCCGCGCTCGAAGCGATCGCCGACGCCGGCCTGACCCGCGCCGACATCGACGGCATAGCGACCTGGCCTGGCGAAAAAGCCGACGGCTCGGGCTTCTCGCCGGTCGGCTGCGCGGCGCTGCAGGATGCGCTGCGGCTCGAAGTCGGCTGGTACGGCGGCGGTGGCGAGGCGCCGGGCCAATATGGCGCGGTGTTCAACGCGATCGGTGCGATCGCCGCGGGTCTGTGCCGCAACGTCCTGATCTTCCGCACCATGTACGAAGCGACGGCGCGCAAGACCGCCTACGCCAATTCGCTGCTCCGCGAGGGGCAGCGTCAGGCGGGCCCCTTCGCCTGGTACGCGCCCTATTACACTTACGCGGCCGCACTCCAGCAGGCGCTATTCTTCAATCTCTATGTCCACAAAAGCGGCATCAAGCCCGAGCAGGTCGGCCAGATCGCGGTCAACCAGCGCCGCAACGCCGCGCTCAATCCGAACGCGATCTACAAGACCCCGATCACCATCGACGATTATCTCGCGTCGCCGCTGATCGCGACCCCGCTGCGCATCTACGACTGCGACGTGCCGATCGACGGCGCCGCGGCGATCATCGTCTCGCGCATGGACGTCGCGCGCGACCTGAAGAATCCGCCGATCCGCATCGAGGCGATCGGCTCGTCGATGCGCTACCGCAACAGTTGGACCCAACTGGCCGAACTCGACACGCAGGCGCAGCCCAAGGTTGCCGAGATGATGTGGGGCCGCACCGACCTCAAGGCAGCTGATGTCGACATCGCGCAGCTTTATGACGGGTTCAGCTTCCACACGATCAACTGGCTCGAAAATTTCGGCTTTTGCGAACGTTATGGCGCCAAGGATTTCATCGACGGCGGCCACCGTATCGCGCTGGGCGGCGAACTGCCGGTCAACTCCGGCGGCGGCGCGATGTCGGGCGGCCGCCTCCACGCCTATGGCGCGGTCCACGAAGCCTGCACCCAGCTGTGGGGCCGCGCCGGGGCGCGGCAGGTGAAGGGCGACCCGCAGGTCTGCGCAACGTCAACCTCGGGCGGCCCGCTCGCGGGGGCGATGCTGCTGGTGCGGGATTGA
- a CDS encoding Zn-ribbon domain-containing OB-fold protein, with the protein MIARTLPVIDRDNQAYWIWGRDGKLAIHRCAACEYYVHPPVAFCPRCESRDVAPHAVSGRGRVVTFTVNHKAWVPDLTEPYVLALVAIAEQDDVRIPCNIVECPPDAVDFDMEVEVVFEPAEDLWIPLFRPVQS; encoded by the coding sequence ATGATTGCGCGAACGCTGCCGGTGATCGACCGGGACAATCAGGCCTATTGGATATGGGGCCGCGACGGCAAGCTCGCGATCCATCGCTGCGCCGCCTGCGAATATTATGTTCACCCCCCAGTGGCTTTCTGCCCGCGCTGCGAGAGCCGCGACGTCGCGCCGCACGCGGTGTCGGGACGGGGCAGGGTGGTTACCTTCACCGTCAATCACAAGGCTTGGGTACCCGACCTGACCGAACCCTATGTCCTCGCGCTGGTCGCGATCGCGGAGCAGGACGATGTCCGCATTCCCTGCAACATCGTCGAATGTCCGCCCGACGCAGTCGATTTCGACATGGAGGTCGAGGTCGTCTTCGAACCCGCCGAGGATTTGTGGATACCCCTCTTCCGTCCGGTGCAATCATGA
- a CDS encoding amidohydrolase family protein, which produces MQMDDMVIISVDDHAVEPPEAFIRHYPEGKKDRAPRIVQDNGKDIWSWNGQRFPTIGLNAVVGRPRSEYGMEPSAFAQLRPGTYDPKLRVDDMNANGVLASLNFPTMPSFAGGTFVSMAQKDPEEALLACRAWNDWHVQEWCATAPGRFIPMCLIPMWNMDDTLAELKRMSDLGVHAVSFSDNPSNIGLPSIHNEYWEPFWKACSDYKMVINCHIGTGARAMHPSPESPIDAWITAMPISIANSAADWTFAKFWQRYPDLRMALSEGGIGWIPYFLERADFTHEHHHEWTYTDFNGERPSDLFKRHIICCFIDDQFGVKNLEYMNTDMIAYECDYPHSDTVWPNVPEYLWASVNGIEKATIDKITHLNAMREYSFDAFALNGGRENCTVAHLRELGKDVDVSPRHNLGGLKTDSMDAIGQARRPVTSGDIERMFASA; this is translated from the coding sequence ATGCAGATGGACGATATGGTGATCATCAGCGTCGACGATCATGCGGTCGAACCCCCCGAGGCTTTTATCCGCCACTATCCCGAGGGCAAGAAGGACCGCGCGCCGCGCATCGTCCAGGACAATGGCAAGGATATCTGGTCGTGGAACGGCCAGCGTTTTCCCACGATCGGGCTGAACGCCGTCGTCGGCCGCCCGCGCAGCGAATATGGCATGGAGCCGAGCGCCTTCGCGCAGCTCCGCCCAGGCACCTATGATCCAAAACTCCGCGTCGACGACATGAACGCGAACGGCGTGCTCGCCTCGCTGAACTTTCCGACGATGCCGAGCTTTGCCGGCGGGACCTTTGTCTCGATGGCGCAGAAGGACCCCGAGGAGGCGCTGCTCGCCTGCCGCGCGTGGAACGACTGGCATGTCCAGGAATGGTGCGCGACCGCGCCGGGCCGCTTTATCCCGATGTGCCTGATCCCGATGTGGAACATGGACGACACGCTCGCCGAACTGAAGCGGATGAGCGACCTCGGCGTCCACGCCGTCAGCTTCTCCGACAACCCGTCGAACATCGGCCTGCCGAGCATCCACAATGAATATTGGGAGCCGTTCTGGAAGGCGTGCAGCGATTACAAGATGGTGATCAACTGCCATATCGGCACCGGGGCGCGCGCGATGCATCCCTCGCCCGAAAGCCCGATCGACGCATGGATCACCGCGATGCCGATCTCGATCGCCAATTCGGCGGCCGACTGGACCTTCGCGAAATTCTGGCAGCGCTACCCCGATCTGCGCATGGCGCTGTCCGAAGGCGGCATCGGCTGGATCCCTTACTTCCTCGAGCGCGCCGATTTTACGCACGAACATCATCATGAATGGACCTACACCGACTTCAACGGCGAGCGCCCGTCGGACCTGTTCAAGCGCCACATCATCTGCTGCTTCATCGACGACCAGTTCGGGGTGAAGAACCTCGAGTATATGAACACCGACATGATCGCCTATGAATGCGATTATCCGCATTCGGACACGGTGTGGCCCAATGTCCCCGAATATCTGTGGGCGTCGGTCAACGGGATCGAGAAGGCGACGATCGACAAGATCACCCACCTCAACGCGATGCGCGAATATAGCTTCGATGCCTTTGCGCTGAACGGCGGGCGCGAAAATTGCACGGTCGCGCACCTGCGCGAGCTGGGCAAGGATGTCGATGTCAGCCCGCGCCACAATCTGGGCGGTCTGAAGACCGACAGCATGGACGCGATCGGCCAGGCGCGGCGTCCGGTGACGTCGGGCGACATCGAACGCATGTTCGCGTCGGCCTGA
- a CDS encoding cytochrome P450: MTETTLSRCPIAHAPADAPPVPAHVPPERVLDTRFAQGQIAYDLPDPYLPADVMRDPEVPRILYYPWPTSGRQHGAWTVSHYDDIRRVYEDNDIFSTEGAAQFQALAGETFPSIPLGIDPPDHGRYRRFLNPWFTPVAMNDMEPKIRAIVSEMIDAVVKDGEVDIAYDFGRIYPVRVFLNLMGFPFSMFDQFLEWEYAILHNPDIGAKAEAVKGILAYLRGFIAEKQANPDETLGSYIANGSMDGQPLTPDETIGMTWFLWLGGLDTVASTISQMFRRMALDTELQARIRANPEIINSAVEEFLRVQPLVNSGRRIKKDFTWHGVDLKEGDWIACINSSGNFDENQFARPRDFDPERKNNRHFTLIGGVHICLGAHLARRELRVLLSEWLTRVPPFRLKPGADTTVIPGLLSIRNLPIVWDTETA; the protein is encoded by the coding sequence ATGACCGAGACGACGCTCTCTCGCTGTCCGATCGCGCATGCCCCGGCGGATGCCCCGCCGGTGCCGGCGCATGTCCCGCCCGAACGGGTGCTCGATACCCGTTTCGCGCAGGGCCAGATCGCCTATGATCTGCCCGATCCCTATCTGCCCGCCGATGTGATGCGCGACCCCGAGGTGCCGCGTATCCTCTATTATCCGTGGCCGACGAGCGGGCGGCAGCATGGCGCGTGGACGGTATCGCACTATGACGACATCCGCCGCGTCTATGAGGACAACGACATCTTCTCGACCGAGGGTGCGGCGCAGTTTCAGGCGCTGGCGGGCGAGACCTTTCCCTCGATCCCGCTCGGCATCGATCCGCCCGACCATGGCCGGTATCGCCGCTTCCTGAACCCCTGGTTCACCCCGGTCGCGATGAACGACATGGAGCCGAAGATCCGCGCGATCGTCAGCGAGATGATCGACGCCGTGGTCAAGGACGGCGAGGTCGACATCGCCTATGATTTCGGGCGCATCTACCCGGTCCGCGTCTTCCTGAACCTGATGGGCTTTCCCTTCAGCATGTTCGACCAGTTCCTCGAATGGGAATATGCGATCCTGCACAACCCCGACATCGGCGCCAAGGCCGAGGCGGTGAAGGGCATCCTCGCTTATCTTCGCGGCTTCATCGCCGAGAAGCAGGCGAACCCCGACGAGACGCTGGGGAGCTATATCGCCAACGGGTCGATGGACGGCCAGCCGCTGACCCCCGACGAGACGATCGGCATGACCTGGTTCCTGTGGCTCGGCGGGCTCGACACCGTCGCGTCGACGATCAGCCAGATGTTCCGCCGCATGGCGCTCGACACCGAGCTTCAGGCGCGCATCCGTGCCAATCCGGAGATCATCAACAGCGCGGTCGAGGAGTTCCTGCGGGTCCAGCCGCTGGTCAACAGCGGGCGGCGGATCAAGAAGGATTTCACCTGGCACGGCGTCGACCTGAAAGAAGGCGACTGGATCGCCTGCATCAACAGTTCGGGCAATTTCGACGAAAATCAGTTCGCCCGCCCGCGCGATTTCGATCCCGAGCGCAAGAACAACCGCCATTTCACGCTGATCGGCGGAGTGCATATCTGCCTCGGCGCGCATCTGGCGCGGCGCGAGCTGCGCGTGCTGCTGAGTGAATGGCTGACGCGCGTGCCGCCCTTCCGCCTCAAGCCCGGCGCCGATACCACCGTGATCCCGGGGCTGCTGTCGATCCGCAACCTGCCGATCGTCTGGGACACCGAAACCGCCTGA